A genomic window from Lotus japonicus ecotype B-129 chromosome 1, LjGifu_v1.2 includes:
- the LOC130739339 gene encoding protein ALP1-like: MHFVKEPSRNWELERRNFLNRLYRGTESDCIEQLRVSKRAFFKLCGILQDKGQLVRTRNVTTIEAVAMFLHILAHNLKYRVVHFTYYRSKETISRQFNNVLRAVMKVSGEYLKFQDHNNLEGSEAYKWRWFQNSIGALDGTHIPVTVVAEDKPRYRNRKGDISTNVLGVCGPDLKFIYVLPGWEGSAGDSRVLRDALRRQNHLQIPNGKYFLVDAGYTNGPGFLAPYRGTRYHLNEWIGNTPQNYKELFNLRHASARNVIERSFGILKKRWSILRTPSFFDIKTQIRMINACFVLHNFIRDEQQYDPILEVQDLELLSVVDEELTSQQGETITSNVANEVTTIQVSEAWTTFRDTLAMDMVTAGPETWTVRSYWNSCYIDLLVAG; the protein is encoded by the exons ATGCATTTTGTTAAGGAACCGTCCCGAAATTGGGAATTGGAAAGACGCAATTTCCTTAATCGTCTATATAGAGGAACTGAAAGTGATTGCATTGAACAATTAAGAGTCAGTAAAAGGGCATTTTTTAAACTTTGTGGAATTTTACAAGATAAAGGACAGTTGGTAAGAACAAGAAATGTCACAACGATTGAAGCAGTGGCAATGTTTTTGCACATCCTTGCTCACAACCTAAAGTACAGAGTAGTGCACTTTACCTATTATAGATCCAAAGAAACAATAAGTAGGCAATTCAACAATGTCCTACGAGCTGTGATGAAAGTGAGTGGGGAATATTTGAAGTTTCAAGACCATAATAATCTAGAGGGCTCTGAGGCATACAAATGGAGATGGTTTCAG AATTCGATTGGAGCACTTGATGGGACACATATTCCAGTAACAGTCGTAGCAGAAGATAAACCTAGATACCGTAATAGAAAGGGTGACATCTCTACGAATGTGTTAGGGGTTTGTGGTCCAGATTTAAAGTTTATTTACGTGTTACCTGGTTGGGAAGGCTCGGCAGGAGATTCACGAGTATTGCGAGATGCTTTACGTCGTCAAAATCACCTTCAAATTCCGAATG GTAAATACTTTCTGGTCGACGCAGGATATACAAATGGCCCAGGATTTTTAGCACCTTATCGAGGGACTAGATATCATCTCAATGAGTGGATTGGAAACACCCCTCAAAACTACAAGGAGTTGTTCAATCTCCGTCATGCAAGTGCAAGGAATGTAATTGAAAGATCATTTGGGATATTGAAAAAACGATGGAGTATATTAAGAACTCCATCTTTTTTTGatataaaaacacaaataagaATGATTAACGCTTGTTTCGTACTGCACAATTTTATAAGAGATGAACAACAATATGACCCAATTTTAGAGGTCCAAGACTTGGAGCTTTTATCGGTTGTTGATGAAGAGTTAACCAGTCAACAAGGGGAAACAATTACAAGTAATGTTGCAAATGAGGTCACAACTATTCAAGTATCTGAGGCATGGACAACGTTTCGGGACACTTTAGCAATGGATAT GGTTACAGCTGGACCAGAGACTTGGACAGTGAGGAGCTATTGGAACAGTTGCTATATTGACTTGTTGGTTGCTGGGTAA